In one window of Leptospira sp. GIMC2001 DNA:
- a CDS encoding WecB/TagA/CpsF family glycosyltransferase, with translation MNSPESITHHSSKEERDYLLEYQSIDISNIQKIDILGIQFDNATMDEAIAKIAYWIDKKDRFHHVLFMDPPRLMKLRSGKKLHRITSKADMILAEGAGLGWASNGQLKARIPVIALLMDLVRLAELKGYTIFMLGAKEEVIERVFFNLTRHFPKLRIVGRHAGHMNRHRELMVKEAIRKTSPNIILFANDFPEQEIWIENNTGFFGNSVVIGVSGAFDILSGKDRKAPDFFKLKGYTWLWRIIARPYRIFRMFRIAQFIIFVLISKILKKKSNSN, from the coding sequence ATGAACTCTCCAGAATCGATAACTCACCATTCATCCAAAGAAGAACGCGACTATTTATTGGAATACCAGTCAATTGATATATCCAATATTCAGAAAATTGATATTCTTGGTATCCAATTCGATAATGCAACAATGGATGAAGCTATTGCAAAGATTGCATATTGGATTGATAAAAAAGATCGATTTCACCATGTACTTTTTATGGATCCTCCGCGACTTATGAAGTTGCGCAGTGGAAAGAAATTGCATCGAATCACAAGCAAAGCAGATATGATTTTGGCAGAAGGTGCAGGTCTTGGTTGGGCTTCCAATGGACAACTCAAAGCAAGAATTCCTGTAATCGCACTGCTTATGGATCTAGTGAGACTAGCTGAACTAAAAGGTTACACTATTTTCATGTTAGGTGCAAAAGAGGAAGTGATTGAGAGGGTATTTTTTAATCTTACTAGGCATTTTCCAAAGCTAAGAATTGTAGGAAGACATGCAGGTCATATGAATCGCCATAGAGAACTTATGGTTAAGGAAGCGATTCGCAAAACTAGTCCTAATATTATACTTTTTGCAAATGATTTTCCTGAGCAAGAAATATGGATTGAAAACAATACCGGCTTCTTCGGGAACTCAGTTGTGATTGGAGTAAGCGGAGCTTTTGATATCCTATCTGGAAAAGATCGCAAAGCACCTGATTTCTTCAAATTAAAAGGCTATACTTGGCTATGGAGAATCATAGCGAGACCCTACAGGATCTTTCGTATGTTCCGAATTGCTCAGTTCATAATTTTTGTATTGATTAGCAAGATTCTAAAGAAAAAATCTAATTCTAATTGA
- a CDS encoding glycogen-binding domain-containing protein, with protein sequence MFSKSKIAIIFLSLFLLSWGALFSEETLDWIGGYSSDDMEDSQATDSTEENKMYYQWQIDSLKKAVSPRYIRMLEIQKYAESGNLLNRGVLFTYSGQKNKAVLVCGNFLNWKCKPLQKNRFGVFYSLIPTDSIDEKYETLRTYEYKFKVDGLYEADPENPEFKPDGSGSLVSTFYLERIDRDKFAHSKVLDDSDIEEPHLRTVLFSIYLPDKETISVTGTFNNWNYEADYLKKKPDGSFELKKKLLPGTYHYQFIADGDVVIDLYNPNVKVREPYEELVSELIVQERSYALERKK encoded by the coding sequence ATGTTTTCCAAATCCAAAATCGCAATAATATTTCTTTCCCTTTTCCTCCTATCCTGGGGAGCTCTTTTCTCCGAAGAAACCCTAGATTGGATTGGTGGCTATTCCTCTGACGATATGGAGGATTCACAAGCAACTGACTCCACAGAAGAAAACAAAATGTACTACCAGTGGCAAATTGATAGTTTAAAGAAAGCTGTCTCTCCAAGATATATCAGAATGCTGGAAATCCAAAAATATGCAGAATCAGGAAATCTACTGAACCGAGGAGTCCTCTTTACATATAGTGGACAAAAGAACAAAGCAGTGTTAGTATGTGGAAATTTTTTAAATTGGAAATGTAAACCACTTCAAAAAAATCGATTCGGTGTCTTCTATTCATTGATTCCGACAGATTCCATAGATGAAAAGTATGAAACTTTGCGGACTTATGAATATAAATTTAAGGTGGATGGATTGTATGAAGCAGATCCAGAAAATCCTGAGTTCAAGCCCGATGGAAGCGGTTCACTCGTATCAACTTTCTATTTGGAGAGAATAGACAGAGATAAATTTGCTCATTCAAAAGTCTTAGATGATTCAGATATAGAAGAACCACATTTGCGAACTGTATTGTTTAGCATCTATTTACCAGATAAGGAAACTATTTCCGTTACAGGAACATTCAATAATTGGAATTATGAAGCTGACTATCTAAAGAAAAAGCCAGATGGAAGTTTTGAGCTTAAGAAAAAATTACTTCCTGGAACCTATCATTATCAATTCATTGCTGATGGTGATGTGGTGATAGATCTTTACAATCCGAACGTTAAAGTAAGAGAGCCATACGAAGAATTGGTAAGTGAGTTGATTGTTCAAGAAAGAAGTTATGCTCTTGAGAGAAAAAAATAG